The Rhodopirellula halodulae genome includes the window CTGCAGACCGGCTCCTTCGACTGTTTGGTGGCTGCGTTTTTCTTGGATTGCTTCACCGAGGTCGAGCTGAGTCATTGTTTGCCGGGGTGGCTGTCTTGTGTGGCGAACGACGGATTCTTTTACCACGTCGATTTCGTAATTCCGGAAAATGGATGGCGTCGGATGCGGGCAAAGTTTTGGAGCTGGATCATGCATCGATTCTTTCGCTGGCAAACGGGGCTTCAATCGGCGAGTGTCGTCCCAGTGGAGCCGTTGTTGGATTCAAAGGTGTGGGCGGAGCGGTCCCGGCGTGAACTGAATCACGGTTTCATCCGCAGCGTTCTCTATCAACGTCGTTCAAGTCAGCTTTGTTAAGTTCAGCGTCGCTGAGATGAGCGTCTATGAGATGAGCGTTGCTGAGCAGTTGCCTCGGGGCCGCGGCCAATCAGCACTTGCGGTGGAGCGGTTCAGCGTCGACGATACGTGGCCGCCATTTGCGGCGGAAGTTTGAATCTCTTCGAAACGTTTGTTGATTGCCGTCTTCACGGCACGCTTTATGAATGATTCCACTCTCGATCCTCCCGGCTCCATTGTTGTGATTGGCACGACGGTGCTGGGGATCGAAGCGGCTCTGTATGGCCGGTTTCTTGGTTATGACGTTACACTGGTCGGCGGTGCTGATGCTTGGTCCGATCGCTCTGAGTTGGACCCTGCTGTCCGCCGGATCGGACCGACGGGGCGGGGCGATTGGTTGGATCGGCATTGGCTGTCAGGCCGAAGTATTCCAGAGGCCTGGGGCGATGCATCGCCGATGTTGCCTGATCGTAGTTTGTCTTCGTTGGCGCTGAATGCGATCGCAGCTCAGCGAGGCGACGAAATTCCCGCGGCGCTGCCGGTGACCCTGGGGGAATGGATCACGGATGGTTTGCTCGCCGTGACTCGTTCCGATTTGCTTCGTGGCCGAGTCATGCCCGACGCGATCGTCACGTCCGTGGAAACGGTCGACGTGGAAGATGAGGACGACGACGATGGGCAAATCCCGCCGGACTACCTGTTGAAGTACCAGTTTCTTGAAGCGTCAGACGAGGCATTGCCCGAATCGCAGCAATGCGAATGTGTGATTGTTGCCGGGTTACAAGGAGACCATGTTGAATGGTCCAAGCCGGAGTCCGATGAGTATTGGTTTGAGTTGTCTGAGTCTGATGACGAGAACGCCGAAACTATGTTGCGAGATGGCTACCAGCAAATTGTCGCCGTCTACGCCCAATTGATGGGGCGCGAAGAGCTCGATCTTTATCGGCCTCAGCGAGGTTGATCGACGCAGTTACGCGGGAGGTTGGTGCGTCGCATCGACGCCGTTGTCTTCGGCCGGCTTCTGTAGGTCGATGACGGGGCTGCCCCATTGAATCTCCATGGAATCACCGCACTCTTCGCAGGGTGTGGTGGTTCCCATTTTCGTGTCTTCGATGACCTGTGGCTTGTCGCAGTGAGGGCAGGTGACACGGATCATGCCTGCGGGTTCCGTCATCGCATCCAAATCCGCGTCGCTGATGTCTGGGATTTCGATGTCAGCGGGTTGCAGTGTCGTCAGCAATTCGTGAGTGATCTCTTTGGATCCAGCGATACGATTGGCCAATCGGCGGACGCTGCGTTCGAATGAGTTTCGGGACGTGCGACCGTTTCCAAAGTGGCGGTCTCGGTTGAAATACAGGTGAGTGAAGCCTCGAAGCAGTCGACGTCGGCTTTCCGTTGGCAGGACGTATTGGGCTTTGCCCGCAATCAGCTCGAAGATTCGGCACAACGCTTCCGGATCGTAATCGTCGAAATGCATGGTGGTCCCGACGCGAGAACTCAAACCGGGATTGCTACGGATCATCTTCGTCATCTCTTTCGGATAACCGGCGAGGATCACGACCAGACGATCACGTTGGTCTTCCATGCGTTTGAGCAGGGTTTGGATCGCTTCGCGACCGTATTGGTCTTGTCCGCTTTCGTCGATCAACGTGTAGGCCTCGTCGATGAAGAGCACACCATCCAGTGCCTCATCAATTTTCGCGTTGGTTTTCGGGCCGGTTTGACCCGCGTACTCCGCGACCAAGCCGCTTCGATCTGTTTCGACCAAGTGGCCTTTGTCGAGCACTCCCAAGCCACCGTAGATTTCGGCGATGATGCGAGCCACGGTGGTTTTGCCCGTGCCGGGGTTGCCCACAAAGGCCATGTGCAAACTGGGCTGGGTCGTGGGAAGTCCGGCTTCCTGACGATGTCGTTCCATCGCCAAAAAGTTCGCCAGCGTTTGAATTTGGTTCTTGATCGCATCCAATCCAATCAGCCGATCCAGTTTGGCACGTGCTTCCGCCAAGCGTTCTTCGGGAGAGCGTTGATCCTCTTTGTCATTTGTTTCTTGCTTAGGTGATGCGTCAGGTTTCCGGGAGCCGCCTCCACCGGTGGTTGTGGGAGTGGGTTTGGCGGCGGCCTCGTGCCCGGTGCCTTCTCGCAAGCGTTTGGCTTCGTTACGCAGCCAAGAGATCGCTTCACGGGCGTTGTCCAGGTCGGCTTGATGGTCGACGGTCGACGAGTGGTTTGATTCGGTTGGGCTGTCGGCCGCTGAATGGTTGATGGACGAAGCGCCTGCTCCGGTTTCTGGCGCGGATTGTTTGGCAGCTTCCATCGCGTCCAACATGGAATTCATGCGTTGGCGTTCCAGGTTGCTGTCGTCGCCGTCGACCATGGCAATCAGGTTGGCCATCCGAGTGGCGGCGGTGATGACTTCGCCCCAGCGATCTCGCAGCGAAGGCAGTTCCAAAAACGGACGAGTCACCTCGTACCAAGAGAAACCTTGCGCGGTGGTAATCAACCAGTCGATCGCCTCGTGCAGTTTGCTGCCTTGAACCGTTTCGCCCCAAACGTGTTCCAGCAGCACGCGACCGAGCTGGCGTTGTTCGAGAGATCTCGCATCGCTGGACGGGATCATGGTCGCGAAGACTTTCATCACAAAGCCTTCGTGCAGGTCGTCCATTTGTCCCGGCATGTTGCGGGTGTCGGTTGCGTCATCGCCCGCCAGCCAACCGTAGCTGCCCTCGGCGA containing:
- a CDS encoding class I SAM-dependent methyltransferase, with amino-acid sequence MNRNPSRSERGYDRLAGWYWLLEQPVFRRDLQRAREACLVDLPPMKRILMLGDGDGRLLQKVLMTQPQAKVVSVEQSSEMIALQKRRAASVDASHRVEWIQGDAITVPLQTGSFDCLVAAFFLDCFTEVELSHCLPGWLSCVANDGFFYHVDFVIPENGWRRMRAKFWSWIMHRFFRWQTGLQSASVVPVEPLLDSKVWAERSRRELNHGFIRSVLYQRRSSQLC
- a CDS encoding AAA family ATPase gives rise to the protein MSSPSDDAILRSIRLYREALRQTQTLFVESGEIAEGSYGWLAGDDATDTRNMPGQMDDLHEGFVMKVFATMIPSSDARSLEQRQLGRVLLEHVWGETVQGSKLHEAIDWLITTAQGFSWYEVTRPFLELPSLRDRWGEVITAATRMANLIAMVDGDDSNLERQRMNSMLDAMEAAKQSAPETGAGASSINHSAADSPTESNHSSTVDHQADLDNAREAISWLRNEAKRLREGTGHEAAAKPTPTTTGGGGSRKPDASPKQETNDKEDQRSPEERLAEARAKLDRLIGLDAIKNQIQTLANFLAMERHRQEAGLPTTQPSLHMAFVGNPGTGKTTVARIIAEIYGGLGVLDKGHLVETDRSGLVAEYAGQTGPKTNAKIDEALDGVLFIDEAYTLIDESGQDQYGREAIQTLLKRMEDQRDRLVVILAGYPKEMTKMIRSNPGLSSRVGTTMHFDDYDPEALCRIFELIAGKAQYVLPTESRRRLLRGFTHLYFNRDRHFGNGRTSRNSFERSVRRLANRIAGSKEITHELLTTLQPADIEIPDISDADLDAMTEPAGMIRVTCPHCDKPQVIEDTKMGTTTPCEECGDSMEIQWGSPVIDLQKPAEDNGVDATHQPPA
- a CDS encoding pentapeptide repeat-containing protein, which produces MAAAPRQLLSNAHLIDAHLSDAELNKADLNDVDRERCG